In the Telopea speciosissima isolate NSW1024214 ecotype Mountain lineage chromosome 2, Tspe_v1, whole genome shotgun sequence genome, one interval contains:
- the LOC122652863 gene encoding NAD(P)H dehydrogenase (quinone) FQR1-like — protein sequence MANNTKLYVIYYSLYSHVGIMAREVHRGANSVQGVEAMLWQVPETLPERVLEKMKAPPKAEDVPVISPEQLVDADGFLFGFPSRFGMMAAQFQAFFDGTHELGDSQALAGKPAGIFWSTGFHGGGQENTALTAITQLSHLGILFVPIGYTFGSGMFEMNEWKGGSSYGAGTYAGDGSRQPTELELQQAFYQGKYVAEIAKKLKDNTPMV from the exons ATGGCCAACAACACGAAGCTCTACGTAAT CTACTACTCCTTGTACAGTCACGTGGGGATCATGGCACGGGAAGTCCATCGAGGAGCTAATAGTGTTCAAGGTGTGGAAGCCATGCTCTGGCAG GTACCTGAAACGCTCCCGGAGCGGgtattggagaagatgaaggccCCACCAAAAGCAGAGGATGTGCCAGTGATAAGCCCCGAACAACTTGTCGACGCCGACggttttctttttggatttccaTCTCGTTTTGGGATGATGGCGGCCCAGTTCCAAGCTTTCTTTGATGGCACCCATGAGCTTGGCGATTCTCAGGCCCTCGCTGGCAAACCTGCTGGCATCTTCTGGAGCACCGGTTTCCATGGAGGTGGCCAGGAGAATACTGC ATTAACCGCAATAACACAGTTGTCACATCTCGGTATACTTTTCGTCCCTATTGGGTACACTTTTGGAAGTGGCATGTTTGAGATGAATGAATGGAAGGGTGGCTCTTCATACGGTGCTGGGACTTATGCAGGAGATGGATCTCGACAGCCCACAGAACTAGAGCTCCAACAAGCATTTTACCAGGGTAAGTATGTTGCTGAAATAGCAAAAAAGCTCAAAGATAATACCCCTATGGTGTGA